In Hemiscyllium ocellatum isolate sHemOce1 chromosome 33, sHemOce1.pat.X.cur, whole genome shotgun sequence, the following are encoded in one genomic region:
- the LOC132831408 gene encoding chromobox protein homolog 7-like, which translates to MELSAIGEQVFAVENISKKRIRKGRVEYFVKWKGWPPKYSTWEPEDHILDPRLVMAYEEKEQRDRAQGYRKRGPKPKRYLLQRIYGMDLRSAAKLKEKGELRLSLSRQFDGTSVSSLGQREHGENGKRIQFSLSRKHKFFKLAKPGSTEEPSEITERHGMSEWSEDETGRALSEKYVDSEFEDELQSESCPEVNEGSASPIRMTGSIPIGWQPSIPLGNVTVTDVTANSLTVTFREGQAAEGFFRDRSLSC; encoded by the exons GGTAGAGTGGAATATTTTGTGAAGTGGAAAGGATGGCCCCCAAA ATACAGTACATGGGAACCGGAAGATCACATACTGGATCCCCGTCTCGTCATGGCTTATGAGGAAAA ggagcagagagaccGGGCACAAGGATACAGGAAACGAGGCCCAAAGCCGAAGAGGTACCTACTGCAG CGGATTTATGGGATGGATTTGCGGAGTGCGGCCAAGCTGAAAGAAAAGGGGGAGCTGCGCCTCTCCTTGTCCAGACAGTTTGACGGGACTTCGGTGTCAAGTCTGGGTCAGCGGGAACACGGGGAAAACGGCAAACGGATCCAGTTCTCCCTCAGCCGGAAGCACAAGTTTTTCAAACTGGCCAAGCCCGGCTCTACTGAAGAACCCAGTGAGATCACGGAGAGGCATGGGATGAGTGAGTGGTCTGAGGACGAGACCGGCAGGGCGCTGAGTGAAAAGTACGTGGATTCGGAGTTTGAGGATGAATTGCAGAGTGAGAGCTGTCCCGAGGTAAACGAAG GCTCCGCCTCTCCCATCCGGATGACTGGCTCTATTCCCATTGGCTGGCAGCCTTCCATTCCCCTTGGTAACGTCACGGTGACTGATGTCACGGCAAACTCCCTGACGGTGACCTTCCGGGAAGGTCAGGCAGCTGAGGGTTTCTTCAGGGACCGGAGTCTGAGCTGCTGA